A genomic stretch from Desulfatiglans sp. includes:
- a CDS encoding nucleotide sugar dehydrogenase — translation IGKALKNKPGFHTIVIRSTVLPGTVENKIEPVIEQFSEKKSGIDFGLCFQPEFLREASSIKDYYNPPFTIIGGNSQASILILEGLFKELPAEIIITSIPKAEMVKYCCNIFHALKITFANEIGRICQSLGVDSRDVMQIVCKDTQLNISPVYLRPGFAYGGSCLPKDLKGLMYHARMNDVEVPVLSNISTSNAVHIEHAVNMVTETGEKTIGMVGLSFKQGTDDLRESPLVTLAEKFIGKGFDLKIYDPHVNLSRLIGANRTYIEHAIPHIASLMTNEHEKIIEGSRIIIIAQNDRIFIEALYSLCKKDHIILDLTGSVDPSKIKGTYRGICW, via the coding sequence AAATCGGCAAGGCCCTGAAAAACAAACCCGGCTTTCACACGATTGTTATTCGCTCGACAGTTCTCCCCGGCACTGTTGAAAACAAGATAGAACCGGTTATTGAACAGTTCTCAGAAAAAAAATCAGGTATTGATTTCGGATTATGTTTTCAGCCTGAATTTTTGAGGGAAGCATCATCTATAAAAGATTATTACAATCCTCCGTTCACGATAATAGGTGGCAATTCGCAAGCCTCAATTTTGATCCTGGAAGGATTGTTTAAAGAGTTGCCTGCGGAGATAATCATCACAAGTATTCCAAAGGCTGAAATGGTAAAATACTGCTGTAATATTTTCCATGCCCTTAAAATTACATTCGCCAATGAGATTGGTAGAATCTGTCAGTCCCTTGGCGTAGATTCAAGGGATGTGATGCAGATTGTATGCAAAGACACTCAACTGAATATCTCTCCTGTTTATCTAAGACCCGGGTTTGCCTATGGCGGGTCTTGTCTTCCCAAAGACCTGAAGGGTCTAATGTACCATGCGAGAATGAACGATGTGGAAGTGCCTGTATTATCCAATATCTCAACCAGCAATGCTGTACATATTGAACATGCTGTAAATATGGTAACTGAAACAGGTGAAAAAACTATCGGAATGGTTGGGCTCAGTTTTAAACAGGGAACAGATGATCTGCGTGAGAGCCCTCTTGTGACGCTGGCTGAAAAGTTTATTGGAAAAGGCTTTGACCTGAAAATATATGATCCGCATGTCAACCTTTCCCGCCTGATCGGGGCAAATAGAACTTACATTGAACATGCGATTCCGCATATAGCCTCACTTATGACAAATGAACACGAAAAAATAATAGAAGGCTCCAGGATTATTATCATTGCTCAAAATGACAGGATATTTATTGAAGCCCTTTATTCGCTGTGCAAAAAAGATCATATTATCCTGGATTTGACCGGCAGCGTGGACCCTTCAAAAATCAAAGGCACTTATCGTGGGATTTGCTGGTAA
- a CDS encoding acyltransferase gives MKKNLKQVADSLFLCGIIPLFLLHRLCSIVGNRDASFWAFSQFLSLFPGRAGSYIRKTFYRLSMAHCARDCAILFGTIFSHADTEIASGVYIGPQCNIGKCIIEAHCTIGSGVHIMSGRKQHNFNDLTTPIQEQGGVFEKVTIGENTWIGNCALIMADIGKQCIVGAGSVVTKAMPDYSIIAGNPARVVRSRLELTDE, from the coding sequence ATGAAAAAAAATCTTAAACAAGTTGCGGATTCTCTGTTTCTGTGCGGAATAATCCCCCTGTTTTTACTACACCGGCTTTGTTCTATTGTCGGAAACCGAGATGCATCGTTCTGGGCATTTTCACAATTCTTAAGCCTTTTTCCCGGGCGTGCGGGAAGCTACATCAGAAAAACCTTTTATCGTCTCTCCATGGCACATTGCGCCAGGGATTGCGCCATCCTGTTTGGTACCATATTTTCTCATGCGGATACTGAGATTGCTTCAGGTGTATATATCGGGCCGCAGTGTAATATAGGAAAATGCATAATCGAGGCCCACTGCACAATCGGCAGCGGTGTTCATATTATGAGCGGTAGAAAACAACACAATTTTAATGATTTGACCACCCCGATTCAGGAACAGGGCGGTGTTTTTGAAAAGGTTACCATCGGGGAGAACACATGGATCGGCAACTGCGCCCTTATTATGGCGGACATCGGCAAACAATGTATAGTGGGGGCCGGTTCTGTTGTAACAAAGGCCATGCCCGACTATTCGATTATTGCCGGTAATCCCGCCAGGGTGGTTAGATCACGACTGGAGTTAACAGATGAATAA
- a CDS encoding glycosyltransferase family 4 protein, with protein MNKIKVLQFIAPSGFYGAEMWVLALAKHLDRERVDCSLAVTSESADQSMELYKRFCALKLPAYKIPMSGRFDIRAVFRLRNLIKKEGFSVLHTHGYKSDILGLMASRLAGIKIVSTPHGFENAPDLKLKLFIKMGCYALKKVDKVAPLSDELFRDVQQLGISNKKIQLIINGVDLDEIEIERDKENPLVSTDKGEKIIGYIGQVAHRKNLGDMINAFDILYRKNKNVRLQIIGDGAKRKELEGLAAKLDSASKIEFLGYRKDRLKLLKEMDIFSMTSSLEGIPRCMMEAMGMGIPVAAFNIQGVDKLIIHEKTGLMAEFGNAEQLSKCWEQLLFDSQFAKMIAQNGRRHILENFSAKRMAEEYTGLFQELISSKQ; from the coding sequence ATGAATAAAATCAAGGTACTGCAATTTATTGCCCCAAGCGGATTTTACGGCGCGGAGATGTGGGTCTTAGCCCTTGCCAAACATCTTGACAGAGAGCGTGTGGATTGCAGTCTGGCTGTTACAAGTGAATCTGCTGATCAGAGCATGGAATTATACAAACGGTTCTGTGCCCTGAAATTACCAGCATATAAGATACCCATGTCGGGCCGTTTTGACATACGTGCTGTTTTTCGACTTAGAAATCTGATAAAAAAGGAAGGTTTCAGTGTTCTTCATACACACGGTTATAAATCCGATATCCTGGGCCTCATGGCTTCAAGACTGGCCGGTATCAAAATTGTTTCGACACCCCATGGCTTTGAAAATGCGCCGGATTTAAAATTGAAACTGTTTATTAAAATGGGCTGTTATGCCCTTAAAAAGGTGGATAAAGTTGCACCATTGTCTGATGAGCTTTTCAGAGATGTTCAACAACTGGGGATATCTAATAAAAAAATACAGTTGATTATAAATGGTGTTGATCTTGATGAGATTGAGATTGAAAGGGACAAAGAAAACCCCCTTGTATCCACTGATAAAGGTGAAAAGATAATCGGGTATATCGGCCAGGTAGCGCATAGAAAAAATCTTGGTGATATGATTAATGCCTTTGATATTCTTTATAGAAAAAATAAGAATGTCAGACTCCAAATCATAGGGGATGGAGCTAAGAGGAAAGAATTGGAAGGACTGGCAGCAAAACTGGATTCAGCATCAAAGATTGAATTTCTGGGTTACAGGAAAGACCGGTTAAAGTTATTAAAAGAGATGGATATTTTTTCAATGACCTCTTCACTTGAGGGAATCCCCAGGTGTATGATGGAGGCAATGGGCATGGGCATACCTGTGGCTGCTTTTAATATCCAGGGGGTTGATAAGCTGATCATACATGAAAAAACAGGTCTTATGGCAGAATTCGGCAATGCGGAACAATTGTCAAAATGCTGGGAACAATTGCTGTTTGACAGCCAGTTCGCCAAAATGATAGCTCAGAATGGAAGAAGACATATTCTTGAAAATTTTTCTGCAAAAAGAATGGCTGAGGAGTATACAGGTTTATTTCAGGAATTAATCAGCAGTAAACAGTAA
- a CDS encoding DUF4091 domain-containing protein, translating to MIINYTGEKNVTDAVCQASQSNGGANWPPAGNAVRCSINRDTWISSINNEKDGSNGGAERLKLKGQQEYTIIDIDPSPLMGKIVTGALLHFRSATPVKAPVSRLGVSTLASKWIEGASENYKTEKGSSCFNYSEYNTDYWAYSGSSFMDVVFGRGNTIWKFADCTSPDSNGWQACAVDPDVIAARLSGISYGFGLYDEVGSTWSQNKGEFRFNFFPNRFIYSRESGKSAPWMKIWINGEDIVPPEEITFIEVDINDFPAGQALVRWQTPEDHGGGKTMGFHISYIADGDERHVPRYLIPVAGKPNEIVQMHIQDIPFKPGEIIDLIIKPVDSAGNVGKAFRKKIQLSQGQQMPEIEASDILPFSPNRVLPVAGGLKISVVDLLDKIDPVRGEMIPSQYDGYKGGNHLYSAKEKLIRLHAAKNETVHFQLNLEGRSSNVSISYNFNNNPEFRPKIFQFAYVETGKGKKTGFLPDPLVPLDGSFSIPSNTGNTRISNQTNHSLICEVYVPHEVMPGKKQGELVIVSGHEKIKISVDLTVWNFTLPDKLSFVPEMNAYGTRPLYNDLNYYRLAHEHRTCLNWLPYGWDGKPSFAPEWSGGDFIWELWDKKVAPLLDGSAFADMPRKGEPVDVFYLPLSENWPVNIFDHYKPSYWADEAFSDEYKKKLGRAFNKFALHCNAKGWNSTAFQFYLNNKIYHRKNFPRSSAPWIFDEPVNTQDFWALRWYGLIWRDAVVPVMGETMMWYRADVSYTQYGRDILRGITDIEYIGNNNYQKTRMKDDERVLWGISGFSEYGTSNMIDASNIQSVMWCISAWSRGAKGVLPWQTLGSRDSWKTAEQTALFYPSNQGPVPSVRLKAFSRGQQDVEYLALLSRAIELPRYAVAGWLANTIDLTEVVEKQHEGDAGTAMFNKVTPVELWELRYRTGKMLSGKNLPYKKSISERNNKISKDTALPEIGYVTVAPTVESHKPSCDNFKHN from the coding sequence ATGATAATTAATTACACAGGTGAAAAAAACGTAACAGACGCAGTTTGCCAGGCATCTCAGAGTAATGGAGGCGCAAACTGGCCGCCGGCAGGTAATGCAGTCAGGTGTTCCATAAATAGGGATACCTGGATTTCATCTATTAATAATGAAAAAGATGGCAGCAATGGTGGTGCAGAAAGACTTAAACTTAAAGGTCAGCAGGAATACACAATAATTGATATTGATCCTTCTCCTCTAATGGGTAAAATAGTAACAGGCGCGTTACTCCATTTCCGATCAGCTACCCCTGTGAAGGCGCCTGTCTCAAGACTGGGTGTGTCCACTCTGGCCAGTAAATGGATTGAAGGGGCATCAGAAAATTATAAAACTGAAAAAGGCAGCTCCTGTTTCAATTACAGCGAGTACAATACTGATTACTGGGCCTATTCAGGCAGTTCATTTATGGACGTTGTTTTTGGAAGAGGCAATACTATCTGGAAATTTGCCGATTGTACTTCTCCTGACAGTAATGGCTGGCAAGCCTGTGCGGTTGATCCCGATGTCATTGCTGCACGTTTATCAGGTATAAGTTATGGTTTCGGCCTGTATGATGAAGTTGGCAGCACATGGTCTCAAAATAAAGGTGAGTTCAGGTTTAATTTTTTCCCGAACCGGTTTATTTACAGCAGAGAATCCGGGAAGAGTGCTCCATGGATGAAAATATGGATTAATGGTGAAGATATAGTACCGCCCGAAGAGATTACCTTTATAGAAGTTGATATAAATGATTTTCCGGCCGGACAGGCCCTTGTCAGATGGCAAACTCCTGAAGACCATGGCGGGGGCAAAACAATGGGATTTCATATCAGTTATATAGCGGATGGAGACGAAAGACATGTCCCCCGCTATTTGATCCCGGTGGCTGGAAAACCCAATGAAATCGTTCAAATGCATATTCAGGATATTCCATTTAAACCGGGTGAAATTATAGATCTAATAATAAAACCGGTTGATAGCGCCGGTAATGTTGGGAAAGCATTTAGAAAGAAAATACAATTGTCTCAGGGGCAGCAGATGCCTGAAATTGAGGCATCGGATATTCTTCCATTTTCCCCAAACAGGGTATTGCCTGTTGCAGGGGGTCTGAAAATTTCTGTCGTGGATCTTCTGGATAAAATAGACCCGGTAAGAGGTGAAATGATCCCTTCTCAGTATGATGGCTACAAGGGAGGCAATCATCTTTATTCAGCGAAAGAAAAACTGATAAGATTACATGCTGCGAAAAATGAAACTGTACACTTTCAGCTGAATCTTGAGGGCAGATCAAGTAATGTAAGCATAAGTTATAACTTTAATAATAATCCGGAATTCAGGCCTAAAATATTTCAATTCGCATATGTGGAAACCGGCAAGGGAAAAAAAACCGGTTTTCTGCCAGATCCCCTGGTTCCGCTGGATGGGAGTTTCTCCATCCCATCAAACACTGGTAATACAAGAATAAGTAATCAGACAAATCATTCGCTAATCTGCGAAGTATATGTACCTCATGAAGTAATGCCAGGGAAAAAACAGGGAGAGCTTGTTATTGTTTCAGGACATGAAAAAATAAAAATTAGTGTAGATTTAACAGTATGGAATTTTACACTACCTGACAAACTCTCATTTGTTCCGGAAATGAATGCTTATGGAACCAGGCCGCTCTATAATGACTTGAATTATTATCGTCTTGCACATGAGCACAGGACATGCCTTAACTGGCTCCCATATGGGTGGGATGGGAAACCATCTTTTGCACCGGAATGGAGTGGCGGAGATTTTATCTGGGAATTATGGGATAAAAAGGTCGCGCCACTTCTGGACGGCTCCGCTTTCGCTGATATGCCACGAAAAGGCGAACCTGTTGATGTATTCTATCTGCCGCTAAGTGAAAATTGGCCGGTTAATATCTTTGATCATTATAAACCATCCTATTGGGCTGATGAGGCATTCTCTGATGAATACAAAAAAAAATTGGGCAGGGCATTTAATAAATTTGCATTGCATTGTAATGCAAAGGGGTGGAACAGCACTGCATTCCAATTTTATCTTAACAATAAGATATATCATAGAAAAAATTTCCCCAGGAGTTCAGCCCCATGGATTTTTGATGAACCAGTGAATACACAGGATTTTTGGGCGCTCAGGTGGTATGGGCTTATCTGGAGGGATGCTGTAGTGCCTGTTATGGGAGAAACCATGATGTGGTACAGAGCAGATGTGTCATATACCCAATACGGACGCGATATTTTAAGAGGTATTACAGATATTGAATATATCGGCAATAATAATTACCAGAAAACACGCATGAAGGATGATGAAAGAGTTTTGTGGGGTATATCCGGATTCTCTGAATACGGGACCTCAAACATGATCGATGCTTCTAATATTCAGTCCGTAATGTGGTGCATATCTGCCTGGTCCAGGGGTGCTAAAGGAGTCCTTCCATGGCAGACTCTTGGGAGCAGGGATTCATGGAAAACCGCAGAACAGACGGCCCTGTTTTATCCTTCAAATCAGGGGCCGGTTCCATCAGTGCGTTTAAAGGCCTTCAGCCGTGGACAGCAGGATGTTGAATATCTTGCTCTCTTAAGTAGAGCTATTGAATTGCCCAGGTATGCGGTTGCCGGATGGCTGGCAAATACAATCGACCTGACCGAGGTTGTAGAAAAACAGCATGAAGGTGATGCAGGTACTGCCATGTTCAATAAAGTTACCCCTGTTGAATTATGGGAATTAAGGTACAGGACAGGGAAAATGTTATCGGGTAAAAATTTGCCCTATAAAAAATCGATATCAGAGCGGAATAATAAAATTAGTAAAGATACTGCTTTGCCTGAAATAGGGTATGTAACAGTTGCCCCCACAGTTGAAAGCCACAAGCCGAGTTGTGATAATTTTAAACATAACTAA
- a CDS encoding radical SAM protein, translating to MSLYKTLNKRMIQIQERFFRNSRVIGSPFHLVLEPGNFCNLKCPLCPTPVREKAIPKGMLTFENAKKIIDQFPALLHLNLSLWGEPLLNREVFKIIGYAHSKNIEVLMQSNLNILDKEMAQSLIDSGLDILQISLDGASQEGYEKYRVGGDFNRVIENIKLIRDLQKAQSNFNTKITWKMVVHKYNEHEKEKAKELAENLGVDFMIVEIYTPPQLQGEWKPVNELDNNFKTHTDIVNKCYSLWQVATVNFNGDVFPCCSEFSTRDVIGNVLNEPFKSIWNNGKFRELRKANKGNTNCNACHLDKETNWYKLWMS from the coding sequence ATGTCACTATATAAGACACTGAATAAAAGAATGATCCAGATTCAGGAAAGATTTTTCAGGAATAGCCGGGTTATAGGTTCACCGTTTCATCTGGTCCTGGAACCAGGTAATTTTTGCAACCTGAAATGTCCTCTTTGTCCAACTCCTGTAAGAGAAAAGGCTATCCCAAAAGGCATGCTGACCTTTGAAAATGCAAAAAAAATAATTGATCAGTTTCCCGCACTCCTGCATCTGAATTTATCATTATGGGGAGAGCCCCTGTTAAACAGGGAGGTGTTTAAGATTATAGGCTATGCTCACTCAAAAAATATTGAGGTGCTTATGCAGTCTAATCTAAATATACTGGATAAAGAAATGGCACAAAGCCTAATTGATTCAGGGCTGGATATATTGCAGATCTCTCTTGATGGCGCTTCCCAGGAAGGATATGAAAAATACAGGGTTGGGGGGGACTTTAATAGAGTAATAGAGAATATTAAATTGATAAGGGATCTGCAGAAGGCCCAGAGCAATTTCAATACAAAGATAACGTGGAAAATGGTTGTACATAAATATAATGAACATGAAAAGGAGAAAGCAAAAGAACTCGCGGAGAATCTGGGAGTAGACTTTATGATTGTAGAAATATATACCCCTCCCCAATTGCAGGGTGAGTGGAAACCAGTCAATGAGTTAGACAATAACTTTAAAACCCATACCGATATTGTAAATAAATGTTACTCACTCTGGCAGGTTGCAACTGTTAACTTTAATGGTGATGTATTTCCCTGCTGCAGCGAGTTCTCGACCAGGGATGTTATTGGTAATGTGCTGAATGAGCCATTTAAATCCATATGGAATAATGGCAAGTTCAGGGAATTAAGAAAGGCAAACAAAGGGAATACAAATTGTAATGCATGTCATCTTGATAAAGAGACCAACTGGTATAAGCTCTGGATGAGTTAG
- a CDS encoding phosphotransferase, whose protein sequence is MSRQINKIVQNPRSTTMVEGNYLTKTSSELNLNKEAMEIERCKRMGIQTEHVKPLEFIKFDAALNQLVTRYIPNAQTLYNKLSNGTSLIGLLRGKKQDPDLLISRVEELGQWLKMYHDSTDYPDHAQDAGYNLLNMFKEKINFVRQNKILDEDFLSRLDEHFSKELTAFQSANNTCIKICRIHGDFNIYNMLVNEDMTIHIVDFGDTRIGISLEDVGRFYEHIWAMSQTGKRRKKIFTEALSVFLKAYGIEQETLDMPFFRSIRALMAIIHLISEYHNRQFLYGSIITKLELRRITNNSLMRISREISTPYKILFSPLK, encoded by the coding sequence ATGAGTAGACAAATAAATAAAATTGTTCAGAATCCACGCAGCACAACAATGGTGGAAGGTAATTATCTTACTAAAACTTCCAGCGAACTTAACTTAAACAAAGAGGCTATGGAGATAGAACGATGCAAGAGAATGGGCATACAGACAGAGCATGTAAAACCCCTTGAATTTATCAAATTTGATGCCGCCTTAAATCAGTTAGTTACAAGGTATATCCCAAATGCCCAAACCCTGTATAACAAATTAAGCAATGGCACTTCCCTTATTGGGCTCTTGCGTGGTAAAAAACAAGACCCTGATCTTTTAATATCACGAGTGGAAGAACTGGGACAGTGGCTTAAGATGTATCATGATTCCACAGATTACCCGGATCATGCTCAAGATGCCGGATATAATCTGCTGAATATGTTTAAAGAAAAAATCAATTTCGTTAGACAGAATAAAATTCTTGATGAAGATTTTCTTTCACGGCTCGATGAACATTTCAGTAAAGAACTTACAGCATTTCAGTCTGCAAATAATACGTGCATTAAAATCTGTCGCATACATGGTGATTTTAATATTTACAATATGCTTGTCAATGAAGACATGACAATTCATATAGTTGATTTTGGTGATACACGTATAGGCATTTCACTGGAGGATGTCGGCAGATTTTATGAGCACATCTGGGCAATGTCTCAAACCGGTAAAAGACGAAAAAAAATATTTACAGAGGCACTTAGTGTTTTCCTCAAGGCCTATGGCATCGAACAGGAAACGCTTGACATGCCTTTTTTCAGATCTATACGGGCGCTTATGGCAATCATCCATTTAATTTCCGAATATCATAACCGGCAATTCCTTTATGGTTCAATAATTACAAAATTAGAGTTGCGCAGAATAACAAATAACTCACTTATGAGGATTTCAAGGGAAATCTCCACACCCTATAAAATTCTGTTTTCACCGTTAAAATAA
- the wecB gene encoding UDP-N-acetylglucosamine 2-epimerase (non-hydrolyzing): protein MDIEKKKLLFIIGTRPEAIKQIPILKRFAKDVSRFECIPLITAQHREMLDQVLRIFNVKPKYDLDLMKADQTLSHITVEALSGIEKIIKKELPDMIFVQGDTTSTFVGALAGFYHKVPVAHVEAGLRTHDKTQPYPEEMNRVLTSHLVDLHFAPTEEAMNNLLNEAVPSNRIWVTGNSVIDALLSIANRPFHFKNELLSSMADTNKRFILVTAHRRENHGEPMKRICYSLIDIVESFPDVEVIYPVHLSPQVQKVVNEIMHHERIHLIPPLDYEAFIQVMKMSYMILSDSGGVQEEAPSLGKPVLVLRETTERPEAVTAGTVELVGTSMEKIISRTSELLKNKASYDKMSKAINPYGDGETSNRIYNLVCEYFENGL, encoded by the coding sequence ATGGATATTGAAAAGAAAAAATTATTATTCATTATAGGAACTCGACCGGAAGCAATTAAGCAGATACCAATATTAAAAAGATTTGCGAAAGATGTGTCTCGTTTTGAGTGTATCCCTCTTATTACAGCACAACATAGAGAAATGCTGGATCAGGTTTTAAGGATTTTCAATGTAAAGCCAAAGTATGATCTTGATCTCATGAAGGCTGATCAGACACTGTCGCACATAACTGTTGAGGCCTTGAGCGGGATAGAAAAAATAATAAAAAAAGAGTTACCAGATATGATTTTTGTTCAGGGTGATACAACTTCAACCTTTGTTGGTGCTCTAGCAGGTTTTTATCATAAGGTACCAGTAGCACATGTAGAAGCCGGACTTAGGACACATGATAAAACCCAGCCCTATCCTGAGGAAATGAACCGTGTACTCACTTCCCATCTGGTTGATCTCCATTTTGCTCCAACCGAAGAGGCTATGAATAATCTCTTGAATGAAGCTGTTCCCAGTAATCGGATATGGGTAACCGGTAATAGTGTTATTGATGCTTTACTGTCAATCGCAAATAGACCTTTTCATTTCAAGAATGAACTCCTAAGCTCAATGGCAGATACCAATAAACGATTCATACTGGTAACAGCCCATCGAAGAGAAAATCATGGGGAACCAATGAAGAGGATTTGCTATTCACTCATAGATATAGTTGAATCATTTCCTGATGTTGAAGTTATATATCCTGTGCATTTAAGTCCTCAAGTACAAAAGGTTGTGAATGAAATCATGCACCATGAGAGAATCCATCTCATTCCTCCACTTGATTATGAAGCTTTCATTCAAGTTATGAAAATGTCCTACATGATTCTCTCAGACTCAGGTGGAGTCCAGGAAGAAGCCCCTTCTTTAGGTAAGCCGGTGCTAGTACTAAGAGAAACAACCGAGCGACCAGAAGCAGTGACTGCCGGAACGGTAGAACTGGTGGGGACAAGCATGGAAAAAATAATTAGCAGAACCTCAGAATTACTTAAAAATAAAGCCTCTTACGATAAGATGTCAAAGGCTATCAATCCTTATGGCGACGGCGAAACAAGCAATAGAATATATAATTTAGTTTGCGAATATTTTGAAAATGGACTCTAA
- a CDS encoding flippase-like domain-containing protein yields MDSKKHNIWLKSLLGVLLSVFFLYIALRKVDWGEVWVVLQEVSILWVLPAFFITIIVCLVRALRWFYLFSPVQRMRYSNLFSVIMIGFLANNVLPARLGDLAMAHYIGEKEGVSKSLAFGTILLDRIMDVTTLLFLLIVALVFQPFPGWVNRIAYLGALFLLLILVMIFALIFYTDQATHAINFILKPIPRVISLRFIDILSRLVIGFSSLKDIRIVIKVFLISILIWILLGVGVYFLFKGFHFNISFWACFFVLAVVNLGLIIPSSPGFLGTFQFFCISALMLFGISKTNSLGFSIIYHLSQYVPTTILGFVYLARLQVQLGNLFMIIKKEHSKTNTDM; encoded by the coding sequence ATGGACTCTAAAAAACATAATATTTGGTTGAAATCCCTTTTAGGTGTGCTGCTAAGTGTCTTCTTTTTATATATCGCTCTTCGAAAGGTAGATTGGGGGGAGGTATGGGTAGTTTTGCAGGAAGTTTCTATTTTATGGGTACTCCCTGCCTTTTTTATTACAATTATTGTTTGTCTTGTAAGGGCCTTAAGGTGGTTTTATCTGTTTAGCCCTGTCCAGCGAATGAGATATTCAAATTTATTCTCTGTTATTATGATTGGGTTTCTTGCTAACAATGTTTTGCCTGCAAGACTGGGGGATCTTGCAATGGCCCACTATATAGGGGAAAAGGAGGGAGTCAGCAAAAGCCTAGCTTTTGGTACCATATTACTAGATAGGATTATGGATGTAACCACACTGTTATTTTTACTGATTGTTGCCCTTGTGTTTCAACCTTTTCCAGGTTGGGTTAACCGTATTGCATACCTGGGGGCTTTATTTTTATTATTAATCCTTGTTATGATTTTTGCGCTTATTTTTTATACTGATCAGGCAACCCATGCTATCAATTTTATTCTCAAACCGATTCCCCGTGTAATAAGCTTACGATTCATAGATATCCTTTCGAGGTTAGTAATAGGCTTCAGTTCCTTAAAAGATATCAGAATTGTGATTAAGGTATTTCTGATTTCCATTTTAATATGGATACTGCTCGGAGTTGGTGTGTACTTTCTATTTAAGGGCTTCCATTTTAATATATCTTTCTGGGCCTGTTTTTTTGTACTTGCGGTTGTTAATCTTGGACTCATTATTCCGTCTTCTCCTGGTTTTTTAGGAACATTTCAGTTTTTTTGTATTTCTGCACTTATGCTTTTTGGTATTTCGAAAACAAATTCATTGGGATTTTCAATTATTTATCATTTAAGTCAGTATGTACCTACAACTATCTTGGGTTTTGTCTATCTAGCGAGACTACAGGTTCAGTTGGGTAATCTTTTCATGATTATTAAAAAAGAACATTCCAAAACCAACACAGATATGTAA
- a CDS encoding glycosyltransferase, with translation MLYVLLPAYNEEKSMQSLLERFKKLFAENKIHYLIVVVDDGSTDRTAETVNGFNNEINISLVPHPYNMGLGAAMRTGFDYIAGLSKPGDLILTMDADDTHNPSIVGDMIQKIQKGKDIIIASRYEHGGEEIGLALHRKILSLGASFLLKIFFPIEGVKDYTCGFRLYSADIIKKAVDKYKENFITHNSFVCMAEILIKLSYLGVKVDEVPLILRYDLKQGQSKMKKIRTIFRYIHFIFREKFKSDKNNQ, from the coding sequence ATGCTTTATGTATTACTTCCAGCCTATAACGAAGAAAAATCAATGCAAAGTCTTCTGGAAAGGTTTAAGAAACTGTTTGCTGAAAACAAAATTCATTACTTAATAGTGGTTGTTGATGATGGGAGTACAGATCGGACCGCAGAAACAGTAAATGGGTTTAATAATGAGATAAACATATCACTTGTTCCTCATCCATATAATATGGGATTAGGTGCCGCTATGAGAACTGGTTTTGATTATATTGCTGGGCTATCGAAACCAGGTGATCTTATATTGACAATGGACGCAGATGATACCCACAATCCATCAATCGTTGGAGATATGATACAAAAGATTCAAAAAGGTAAAGATATCATTATAGCTTCACGATATGAGCATGGAGGAGAAGAGATAGGACTGGCACTTCATCGTAAAATATTAAGTCTTGGCGCCAGCTTCCTGTTAAAAATATTTTTTCCGATCGAGGGCGTAAAGGATTACACATGTGGTTTTAGGCTCTACAGTGCGGATATAATAAAAAAGGCAGTTGATAAGTATAAGGAAAATTTTATTACCCACAACAGCTTTGTTTGTATGGCTGAAATATTAATTAAACTCTCCTATTTGGGTGTTAAGGTTGATGAAGTCCCTCTGATACTCCGTTATGATTTAAAACAGGGTCAAAGCAAAATGAAGAAGATACGCACTATTTTCAGATATATTCATTTTATCTTTCGAGAAAAATTTAAAAGTGACAAAAATAATCAATAA